One window of Penaeus chinensis breed Huanghai No. 1 chromosome 3, ASM1920278v2, whole genome shotgun sequence genomic DNA carries:
- the LOC125044435 gene encoding sodium/glucose cotransporter 5-like: MSELEEEQGARIGWPDVLVIVAYFIFVLLVGLWASRRSQNNSVSGYFLASREMHWLPVGASLFASNIGSGHFIGLAGSGAASGIGVAGFEQGSIYTLIMLGWLFLPVYLSSGVYTMPEYLRLRFGGQRIRVYLSCLALILYIFTKISADLYAGALFIQLALNKNSSEWLYFSILILLAIAAIFCIAGGLSAVVWTDFVQTILMVGGAFILMFLSFREVGGFSKLVEDYPYARASVRATDNQNKTCGEPSPYYLSLLHPIQPGLSDYPWTGMIIGLRINSMWYWCTDQVIVQRALASKNMTHAKAACILTSYLKFLPLWLLVFPGMAARILYPERVGCADPQECMKICGSPGGCSNIAYPELVLNLLPTGLSGLMLAVMMAALMTSLTSIFNSASTIFTIDIWLLFRKKFRFGRMASKPTDTELLFVGRVFVLVLVAISVIWIPVIQNSGNSQLFHYIQSISSFLAPPICAVYVLAIFWPRTNEAGAFWGLMTGLLIGMIRFIVQFSYLVPTCGDSTPDPRPYLVKLLVGNVHYLHFGCILWLLTGVVTVGVSFMTEPIPSDCLYRLTFWSRRDPRVRQTIKGEEEDEVEGLEGESRQSEKGTPQQMEVEESRAEPSLCHRIVKFFQSEAPSEESPERVELNKEQEAKAAADFLEEPPFWRNFVNVNAVISLTIASFVWAFFG, from the exons ATGtcggagctggaggaagagcagggtGCGAGGATCGGCTGGCCTGACGTCCTGGTGATCGTGGCCTACTTCATCTTCGTCCTCCTAGTGGGACTCTGG GCCTCTCGGCGGAGTCAGAACAACAGTGTGTCAGGATACTTCCTCGCTTCAAGAGAGATGCACTGGTTACCC GTCGGCGCCTCGCTCTTCGCTAGCAACATCGGGTCGGGGCATTTCATCGGTCTTGCGGGATCCGGAGCTGCTTCGGGCATCGGCGTCGCAGGGTTCGAACAGGGC TCCATCTACACCCTGATAATGCTGGGGTGGCTGTTCTTGCCTGTGTACCTGAGTTCCGGCGTGTACACGATGCCGGAATATCTCAGGCTGAGATTTGGAGGACAAAGAATCCGCGTTTACCTCTCCTGTCTGGCGCTCATTCTCTACATCTTCACGAAAATTTCG GCCGACCTGTACGCAGGCGCGCTGTTCATCCAACTAGCGCTGAACAAGAACTCTTCAGAGTGGCTGTACTTCTCCATCCTCATCTTGCTCGCCATCGCCGCCATCTTCTGCATCGCCGGCGGGTTGTCTGCCGTCGTGTGGACCGACTTCGTGCAGACCATCCTCATGGTGGGCGGAGCCTTCATTCTCATGTTCCTCT CCTTTAGGGAGGTAGGTGGTTTCTCGAAGCTGGTAGAGGATTATCCTTATGCGCGGGCGAGCGTGCGTGCAACAGATAACCAAAATAAGACCTGTGGAGAACCCTCACCGTACTACCTGTCCCTCCTGCACCCGATCCAGCCCGGCTTGTCCGACTACCCATGGACGGGCATGATCATCGGACTTCGTATCAACTCCATGTGGTATTGGTGTACCGACCAG GTAATTGTTCAAAGGGCGCTGGCTAGCAAAAACATGACACACGCCAAGGCAGCGTGTATCCTTACATCCTACCTCAAGTTCCTGCCGTTGTGGCTGCTGGTATTCCCGGGGATGGCTGCCCGCATCCTATACCCCGAGCGCGTGGGTTGTGCTGACCCCCAGGAGTGCATGAAAATCTGCGGGAGTCCTGGAGGATGTAGCAACATTGCCTATCCCGAGCTAGTCTTGAATCTATTACCAACGG GATTGTCGGGGTTGATGCTAGCGGTGATGATGGCGGCCCTCATGACCTCCCTCACATCGATCTTCAACTCCGCTTCCACCATCTTCACGATAGATATTTGGCTGTTGTTCAGGAAGAAGTTCAGGTTCGGTCGGATGGCGTCGAAGCCCACGGACACGGAACTTCTCTTTGTGGGTCGAGTTTTTGTGCTCGTCCTGGTCGCCATTTCAGTTATATGGATCCCTGTGATTCA gaACTCCGGCAACTCCCAGCTTTTCCACTACATCCAGTCCATCTCCTCATTCTTGGCGCCACCTATTTGTGCAGTTTATGTACTAGCCATCTTTTGGCCGAGGACGAATGAGGCT GGCGCTTTCTGGGGCTTGATGACTGGGCTCCTCATAGGCATGATTCGATTCATCGTCCAATTCTCTTACCTGGTTCCGACCTGTGGCGACA GCACGCCAGACCCTCGGCCTTACCTGGTGAAGCTACTGGTGGGGAATGTCCACTACTTGCACTTCGGCTGCATCCTCTGGCTCCTCACCGGCGTGGTCACGGTCGGCGTCTCCTTCATGACAGAACCCATCCCTTCGGACTGT CTGTACCGCCTGACGTTCTGGTCTCGGCGCGACCCTCGAGTCAGACAAACGatcaagggagaagaggaggacgaagtggAGGGCCTCGAAGGGGAAAGCAGGCAAAGTGAGAAGGGCACGCCGCAgcagatggaggtggaagagtcAAGAGCCG AGCCCAGCCTGTGCCACCGCATCGTGAAATTCTTCCAATCCGAAGCCCCCAGCGAGGAATCCCCGGAAAGGGTCGAGCTAAATAAGGAACAGGAGGCCAAGGCTGCCGCCGACTTTTTGGAGGAACCGCCATTCTGGAGGAA ctTCGTAAACGTCAACGCCGTCATCTCCCTCACCATCGCCTCCTTCGTCTGGGCCTTTTTCGGATAG